A single region of the Cyanobacteria bacterium FACHB-DQ100 genome encodes:
- a CDS encoding shikimate kinase has product MLNGVSVFLIGMMGVGKTTIGQLLAKQLDYEFLDVDQFIEQATGQTVSAIFAESGEAIFRQLETATLAQVSARLRRVVATGGGIVLAQENWSYLKHGVIVWLDVPIEQLRERLSQDTTRPLLQNQDLTARLTQLADERRSRYAQADIHIQVMPDETPEQATARVIAAIAQACEQKRQIDQSVQRLNQEMPFHMNS; this is encoded by the coding sequence ATGCTAAACGGGGTGAGTGTGTTTCTGATCGGCATGATGGGGGTTGGCAAAACCACGATCGGACAACTGCTGGCAAAACAGCTCGATTATGAGTTTCTTGATGTCGATCAGTTTATTGAGCAGGCAACCGGACAGACGGTGAGTGCGATTTTTGCCGAGTCAGGAGAAGCAATTTTTCGCCAACTCGAAACGGCTACCTTGGCGCAAGTTTCAGCACGGTTGCGGCGAGTCGTGGCAACAGGCGGCGGAATTGTGCTGGCACAGGAAAATTGGAGCTATCTGAAGCATGGGGTAATTGTCTGGCTCGATGTTCCAATAGAACAGTTGCGGGAACGACTCAGCCAAGATACAACGCGACCTTTGCTGCAGAACCAGGATCTCACGGCTCGATTAACGCAGCTTGCGGATGAACGTCGATCGCGCTATGCCCAAGCGGATATTCACATTCAGGTCATGCCGGATGAAACTCCAGAGCAGGCTACAGCACGGGTGATTGCGGCGATCGCTCAAGCCTGTGAGCAGAAACGCCAAATCGATCAATCGGTGCAACGGTTGAATCAGGAAATGCCGTTTCACATGAACTCGTAG